One stretch of Macaca nemestrina isolate mMacNem1 chromosome 17, mMacNem.hap1, whole genome shotgun sequence DNA includes these proteins:
- the LOC105469254 gene encoding complement C1q tumor necrosis factor-related protein 1 isoform X3 produces the protein MGSRGQGLLLAYYCLLLAFASGPVLSRVPHVQGEQQEWEGTEELPSPPDHAERAEEQHEKYRPSQDEGLPVSRCLRCCDPGTSMYPATAVPQINITILKGEKGDRGDRGLQGKYGKTGSAGARGHTGPKGQKGSMGAPGERCKSHYAAFSVGRKKPMHSNHYYQTVIFDTEFVNLYSHFNMFTGKFYCYVPGIYFFSLNVHTWNQKETYLHIMKNEEEVVILFAQVGDRSIMQSQSLMLELREQDQVWVRLYKGERENAIFSEELDTYITFSGYLVKHATEP, from the exons ATGGGCTCCCGTGGACAGGGACTCTTGCTGGCGTACTACTGCCTGCTCCTGGCCTTTGCCTCTGGCCCGGTCCTGAGCCGTGTGCCCCATGTCCAGGGGGAACAGCAGGAGTGGGAGGGGACTGAGGAGCTCCCCTCCCCGCCGGACCATGCTGAGAG GGCTGAAGAACAACATGAAAAATACAGGCCCAGCCAGGACGAGGGGCTCCCTGTTTCCCGGTGCTTGCGCTGCTGTGACCCCGGTACCTCCATGTACCCGGCGACCGCCGTGCCCCAGATCAACATCACTATCTTGAAAG GTGAGAAGGGTGACCGCGGAGATCGAGGCCTCCAAGGGAAATACGGCAAAACAGGTTCAGCAGGGGCCAGGGGCCACACTGGACCCAAAGGGCAGAAGGGCTCCATGGGGGCCCCTGGGGAACGGTGCAAAAGCCACTACGCCGCCTTCTCGGTGGGCCGGAAGAAGCCCATGCACAGCAACCACTACTACCAGACGGTGATCTTCGACACGGAGTTTGTGAACCTCTACAGCCACTTCAACATGTTCACTGGCAAGTTCTACTGCTACGTGCCCGGCATCTACTTCTTTAGCCTCAACGTGCACACCTGGAACCAGAAGGAGACGTACCTGCACATCATGAAGAATGAGGAGGAGGTGGTGATCTTGTTCGCGCAGGTGGGTGACCGCAGCATCATGCAAAGCCAGAGCCTGATGCTGGAGCTGCGGGAGCAGGACCAGGTGTGGGTGCGTCTCTACAAGGGCGAGCGCGAGAACGCCATCTTCAGCGAGGAGCTGGACACCTACATCACCTTCAGTGGCTACCTGGTCAAGCACGCCACCGAGCCCTAG
- the LOC105469254 gene encoding complement C1q tumor necrosis factor-related protein 1 isoform X2 — MIFISFIIIIFIIIIMMLATGPRRKMGSRGQGLLLAYYCLLLAFASGPVLSRVPHVQGEQQEWEGTEELPSPPDHAERAEEQHEKYRPSQDEGLPVSRCLRCCDPGTSMYPATAVPQINITILKGEKGDRGDRGLQGKYGKTGSAGARGHTGPKGQKGSMGAPGERCKSHYAAFSVGRKKPMHSNHYYQTVIFDTEFVNLYSHFNMFTGKFYCYVPGIYFFSLNVHTWNQKETYLHIMKNEEEVVILFAQVGDRSIMQSQSLMLELREQDQVWVRLYKGERENAIFSEELDTYITFSGYLVKHATEP; from the exons GGCCCAGGAGGAAGATGGGCTCCCGTGGACAGGGACTCTTGCTGGCGTACTACTGCCTGCTCCTGGCCTTTGCCTCTGGCCCGGTCCTGAGCCGTGTGCCCCATGTCCAGGGGGAACAGCAGGAGTGGGAGGGGACTGAGGAGCTCCCCTCCCCGCCGGACCATGCTGAGAG GGCTGAAGAACAACATGAAAAATACAGGCCCAGCCAGGACGAGGGGCTCCCTGTTTCCCGGTGCTTGCGCTGCTGTGACCCCGGTACCTCCATGTACCCGGCGACCGCCGTGCCCCAGATCAACATCACTATCTTGAAAG GTGAGAAGGGTGACCGCGGAGATCGAGGCCTCCAAGGGAAATACGGCAAAACAGGTTCAGCAGGGGCCAGGGGCCACACTGGACCCAAAGGGCAGAAGGGCTCCATGGGGGCCCCTGGGGAACGGTGCAAAAGCCACTACGCCGCCTTCTCGGTGGGCCGGAAGAAGCCCATGCACAGCAACCACTACTACCAGACGGTGATCTTCGACACGGAGTTTGTGAACCTCTACAGCCACTTCAACATGTTCACTGGCAAGTTCTACTGCTACGTGCCCGGCATCTACTTCTTTAGCCTCAACGTGCACACCTGGAACCAGAAGGAGACGTACCTGCACATCATGAAGAATGAGGAGGAGGTGGTGATCTTGTTCGCGCAGGTGGGTGACCGCAGCATCATGCAAAGCCAGAGCCTGATGCTGGAGCTGCGGGAGCAGGACCAGGTGTGGGTGCGTCTCTACAAGGGCGAGCGCGAGAACGCCATCTTCAGCGAGGAGCTGGACACCTACATCACCTTCAGTGGCTACCTGGTCAAGCACGCCACCGAGCCCTAG